In the Geobacter sp. FeAm09 genome, one interval contains:
- a CDS encoding sulfite exporter TauE/SafE family protein — protein sequence MLTFWLSYLALGGFAGILAGLLGVGGGLVIVPMLTFLFTAQQLPAAYILHLALGTSLATIMFTSVSSMRAHHGRKAVDWGVVRRITPGILAGTLLGSWLAARLTTGFLKGFFVAFLYYVASQMLLGIKPKARRQLPGAVGTSGVGGLIGGVSSLVGIGGGTMTVPFLLWCNVPMHSAIGTSAAVGFPIALAGAVGYGVNGLSAAALPSHSIGFVYLPALAGVACASFATAPLGAKLAHSLPVPRLKKFFALLLIVMATKMLWSLL from the coding sequence ATGTTGACCTTCTGGCTTTCGTACCTTGCCCTTGGCGGCTTTGCCGGCATCCTGGCGGGGCTTTTGGGGGTGGGGGGCGGCTTGGTGATCGTGCCGATGCTCACCTTCCTGTTCACGGCCCAGCAGCTGCCGGCCGCGTATATCCTGCACCTGGCGTTGGGCACGTCGCTCGCCACCATCATGTTCACCTCGGTTTCCAGCATGCGGGCCCACCACGGCCGCAAGGCGGTCGACTGGGGGGTGGTCCGGCGCATAACCCCCGGCATCCTGGCCGGGACCCTCCTCGGCTCCTGGCTGGCGGCACGCCTCACCACCGGCTTTCTCAAGGGGTTCTTCGTGGCGTTTTTGTACTACGTGGCGAGCCAGATGCTGCTGGGCATCAAGCCCAAAGCCCGCCGGCAACTCCCCGGCGCGGTCGGCACCTCCGGCGTCGGCGGCCTGATCGGCGGCGTCTCCAGCCTGGTGGGTATCGGCGGCGGCACCATGACCGTGCCGTTTTTGCTCTGGTGCAACGTCCCCATGCATAGCGCCATCGGCACCTCCGCTGCGGTCGGCTTTCCCATCGCCCTGGCCGGGGCGGTCGGCTATGGGGTCAACGGCCTGTCGGCCGCGGCGCTGCCCAGCCACAGCATCGGTTTCGTCTATCTCCCGGCGCTGGCGGGGGTGGCCTGCGCCAGCTTCGCCACGGCCCCCCTGGGTGCCAAACTGGCCCACAGCCTGCCGGTGCCCCGCTTGAAAAAATTCTTCGCCCTGCTCTTGATCGTCATGGCGACCAAGATGCTGTGGAGCCTGCTGTAG